GTGATATAATAATTACTGGAAGTAAAGCCGAATTTGAATCAAAATCACTTTCACATAACAATGTTCATTGGATTCCAAGTCCGGTTGATGACATCTTTTTGGTGCAGGATAAAGAAATTTCATCCGCTCCTGCCAATCTGGTAAATCCCGAAAGGCCTATAATTGGGTATTGTGGTTTAATTGACAGCCGAATAGATTTTGAGTTTTTAGAGAAAGCAGCCATTAATATGCCATTTGCAACATTTGTTTTAATTGGCCCTGTTTTAAATTCAGGCAGGGAAAAGCTTCCGGAACATAGTAATATTTGTTACCTTAATCTTTCCAAATACAATTCAATGCCTAGTTATTTAAAAGCAATTGATGTGGCCATGGTTCCTATTGCAGTAAATGAAAATAATCGTTTTGTAAGTTCCTCCATTGTTTTAAAATACATGGCTGCCAATAAGCCCATTATTTCTACGGCTCTCTATGATATTGAAAGAGATTATCACCATTGCATTGATATAGTTAGAACTCCGGAAGAATTTTGTGTTACTGCCTCAAGAAAGCTTATTCCAAATCAGGTTGCAAATGAGGAAAGATGGTTCTGTTACAACCAAATACTGAACAGAAATTCCTGGACTGGAACTGCAATGGAAATCCAAAAATTAATTAATGGAAAATAGGGTTATTTGGCCTTACCCACTTTTCTAGAAAGTCACGATTAGTTTCGAATAGCACAACGGAAATGAATAGTGGCAGTTGGGCGGTGCGTGAGGGTGTTTGTTTTTTTCAATAGAGGTGGGATGAAAAATCAATATTCTTCTTGGGAGAGTTAGAAGCTTATTTGCAATTTTTGGTTTGAGAGCACGGCTTGCGGGAATTGCGAATATGCTTTTAACTGTGAAATAGTTTGCATTTCAATTAAAGACTTTTTGGTATTATTGTTCAAGTAACAGATTGATTCCTGTTTCTAGATTACCTAATTCTCTTATAACTATTGCCCAAATTATTTCATCGGAAACGGTGTCATATCCGTGAATAACTTTATTTCTGGTATCAATTATCTTTCTTGCATTAACAATAGGAAAATCTGGATTTGATTAAAGGATTCTGTTCACGGCCTCTCCAATTATTTCAATATTTCTCTCAATCGCTCTTTTTGTTTTAAGGACTCTTTGAAAAACATAAAAGTCTTTTTTATCTGGAAGAAAAACATTAAATTTCTGAAATTGCTTGCTTTATGTCTGCAAGCCAAGTCATGATTTCATTTTCCATAAATCAAGACTTTTGTTTTATCTATTTGTTCTTTAAGAAAGGGATTCCTAATCGCCTTTTGCTCTAATAAATCAATTTGTCTATGAAGTAGGTTTTCTAACTGAAATTTCAAATTAAAATAACTGTCTGAATAGGAAATTGGATCATTTTCTTCAATATCAACTACTAAATCAATGTCACTATCCGGTCTGTACTTGTCCGATGTGATTGATCCAAATGCAAATAAAGTTTTAACCTTGTTCAGATAGCAAAGTTTTTTTATTTGGTCTATATGGGTAGTAATCTCTCTCATAGTCATAAATGTACAAATTTTGTCAATTGTAATCTTAATTTCAGACTATTCTGATTAAAAATCGCAGAAAATGGGGCAGTGGAAATGGCTCTTTTTGTTTTTTTTGCGGGAAAAAATTTATGTGATTTGGCAAAAATAAAATGTGCCATTTCTTGGGATGGCAATATTGATTTTTTAGTGCGTGAGGAAAAAAACAAGCAAGAAGCGATGGCATCTCCAGGTGTTGAAAGTTTGCAGAGAAGTTAACAAATGAAAAAGGCAAAAAAGGCCTGCAAGCCTTTGATACTTTTTGCTCTAAAAGGCTGACGCATAACTGTGCACTTTCTGTTGTGGTTTTTGAGGCCTTTTTTATCTTTTTATTAAAATAGGTAAATTTTTCCTTATTGAAATTTATCTTCAAAAACTTTGAAATAGTATATGTATTGTTTTGGGTTGGATAAGCTGTTCTTTTTTTGCATTAAATTTTTTTCTTCAACTGTATACTATTTTATTCATGCAAATGTTCTTAATTCCCTAGTACTATTGGTTTTTGATTAATCAGGGAGGTAAAACAAATTGCAATGAAATTCATACTCATATTAGTAGCATTATTTACAACTTTTACTTTAATCACTTCATTTTCTCTTCCACCTAAGGAAATAGAATCAAGAATAAACTCACTTGTAGAAAAGTATTTAAGCAATCCGGAGAATGCCGGGTTGTGTATTGGAGTGGTAAAAGGGGATAAGGAAATGTGTTTTTGTTATGGTCAAAAGAATAAATTTACGCAAGCAGCTGTTGATTCGAATTCAATATTTGAGATAGGTTCTATTACCAAAATATTTACATCACTTATTCTTGCCCAGGAGGTTGAGCGTGGCAAAATGAATTTGAAAGACAAGCTCTCTGATTATTTCCCAGGGGGGTTAATTAGTAAGGATTGCTCGGAAATAAATTTACTGCAGCTTGCCAGTCATTCTTCCGGCTTACCTCGCCTTGCAGATAATTTCTGGTCATCCGTTGGCGATAAAAAAAATCCCTATTGTGATTATTCGGAAAAGTATTTGCTTAATTATTTAACCCTTGCCAAGCCTTATTATAAAATTGGAACAAGGTATAATTATTCGAATGTAGGATGTGGCTTGTTGGGATTTGTTTTGTGCAGAAATATGCAGTCCTCTTATCAGGAACTGGTAAATGAGAATGTTTGTTCTCCCTTGGGAATGAAGAACACTTCAGTAAATATAAATAACCTTCAACTTTTAAATCTTGCCTCGGGGCATTCAAAAGGCAGTGTAGTGAAAAACTGGGATTTTCAGGACGCTACGGCAGGGCAGGGGGCATTAAAATCAAATGTACTTGATATGATAAAGTTTATCAGGAATAATTTATACCCGGATCAAAGTCCTTTTAATGGGGCAATAAGACAAACTCAACAGATCCATTTCATAGATTCAATGAATGGAATTCAAACTGGCTTAGGGTGGCATTTAGGCTATTTTTCCAATGAAAAATATTTAGAACATACAGGGGGAACGGGAGGGTACAGGAGTTTTCTTGGAATTATTCCTGAGAGTAAAATAGGAATTGTTGTGCTTAGCAATTCCGATAATGATGTATCTGTTTTAGGAAAGCAG
This Bacteroidota bacterium DNA region includes the following protein-coding sequences:
- a CDS encoding nucleotidyltransferase domain-containing protein, giving the protein MREITTHIDQIKKLCYLNKVKTLFAFGSITSDKYRPDSDIDLVVDIEENDPISYSDSYFNLKFQLENLLHRQIDLLEQKAIRNPFLKEQIDKTKVLIYGK
- a CDS encoding beta-lactamase family protein — its product is MKFILILVALFTTFTLITSFSLPPKEIESRINSLVEKYLSNPENAGLCIGVVKGDKEMCFCYGQKNKFTQAAVDSNSIFEIGSITKIFTSLILAQEVERGKMNLKDKLSDYFPGGLISKDCSEINLLQLASHSSGLPRLADNFWSSVGDKKNPYCDYSEKYLLNYLTLAKPYYKIGTRYNYSNVGCGLLGFVLCRNMQSSYQELVNENVCSPLGMKNTSVNINNLQLLNLASGHSKGSVVKNWDFQDATAGQGALKSNVLDMIKFIRNNLYPDQSPFNGAIRQTQQIHFIDSMNGIQTGLGWHLGYFSNEKYLEHTGGTGGYRSFLGIIPESKIGIVVLSNSDNDVSVLGKQILKEFHKNTF